The Leptospira bouyouniensis genome has a segment encoding these proteins:
- a CDS encoding chloride channel protein — translation MRLPFGLNAVFSIQGPRSIYVYSLFIGLLSGFGAYGFNWALTWTESFTFGNLIGYDPGTPAGDLHFHSVGSVGVLSPLWILFLPAIGGLLVGIITSFFCPEAQGGGTDSLIHAFHFNEGKIHTKVPFYKAIATILTLGSGGSGGKEGPTAQIGAGFGSSLANFLGAGARARRTLMLAGTAGGLGAIFRAPLGGAITAVEMVYQEDIESDSLVPCILSSVTAYLTYTSIAGSGSIFSVQEYSLNDYRHIPLYILLGLLCYVVGYFFVKVYHFVQDIFSKLPLPNFLKPAFGGLIVGCIALLFPEVLGSGFGLIQRMINGEVLTSTSFGFSGPFFLLAVAIFKVFSTSLTVGSGSSGGLLGPSFAIGGMLGAFVGTMANVLFPELNIIVFPFLLVGMGSFFAGVARAPIAGMIMVCDMIGSYALLPALMIVAMIAVVLSHKISIYRNQIKNRFLSPSHHWDMNQDIMDRIRILDHFTEFRKYAMVSEHLSLTQLQTNAPGIQASDFILIGSNDEYKGIVSLRKNRILPEYEQELKNLITCGEIVQDVPPVCQSDTLGKALRILLEYDVDKLAIVEDNRCLGYLRYIDLFNAYQNEVKNKNKLRKAI, via the coding sequence ATGCGGCTTCCATTCGGTCTAAATGCTGTGTTTTCGATCCAGGGACCTAGGTCGATTTATGTCTATTCCCTTTTCATTGGCTTACTTTCTGGTTTTGGGGCCTATGGCTTTAATTGGGCCCTCACTTGGACGGAATCGTTCACATTTGGCAATCTCATCGGATATGATCCAGGTACACCTGCCGGTGATTTACATTTCCATTCTGTGGGAAGTGTGGGAGTATTATCGCCTCTTTGGATTTTATTTTTACCAGCCATTGGTGGTTTACTAGTTGGAATCATCACTAGTTTTTTCTGCCCAGAAGCTCAAGGAGGAGGGACAGATTCGCTCATTCATGCCTTCCATTTTAATGAAGGAAAAATTCATACCAAGGTTCCTTTTTACAAAGCAATTGCCACCATACTGACATTAGGTTCTGGAGGTTCAGGAGGGAAGGAAGGACCTACTGCACAAATAGGTGCAGGATTCGGATCCAGTCTTGCTAATTTTTTAGGGGCAGGAGCGAGGGCAAGACGTACACTGATGCTTGCAGGAACTGCTGGTGGACTCGGTGCGATATTCCGAGCACCACTCGGTGGTGCTATCACAGCAGTGGAGATGGTGTACCAAGAAGACATCGAAAGTGATTCGCTTGTCCCTTGTATTTTATCTTCCGTAACTGCTTATCTCACTTATACAAGTATTGCAGGTAGTGGTTCTATTTTTTCCGTACAGGAATATAGTTTAAACGATTATCGTCATATTCCACTTTATATATTACTTGGACTTCTGTGTTATGTGGTCGGTTATTTTTTTGTAAAAGTATATCACTTCGTTCAAGATATCTTTTCTAAACTCCCTTTGCCAAACTTTTTAAAACCAGCGTTTGGTGGTTTGATAGTTGGATGTATCGCATTACTTTTTCCCGAAGTTTTAGGTTCTGGTTTTGGACTCATCCAGAGGATGATTAATGGCGAAGTCTTAACTTCGACTAGTTTTGGTTTTTCCGGACCTTTCTTTTTACTTGCTGTAGCAATCTTTAAAGTGTTTTCCACATCACTCACTGTTGGATCAGGCAGTTCTGGAGGACTCCTTGGTCCTTCGTTTGCCATCGGAGGGATGTTAGGTGCTTTTGTGGGAACGATGGCAAATGTTTTGTTCCCTGAACTCAATATCATCGTGTTTCCATTTTTGCTCGTGGGTATGGGTTCATTCTTTGCAGGTGTGGCAAGAGCTCCGATCGCTGGGATGATCATGGTATGTGACATGATCGGAAGTTATGCATTACTACCTGCGCTAATGATTGTTGCTATGATCGCAGTGGTTTTATCTCATAAGATTTCGATCTACAGAAACCAAATCAAAAACAGATTTTTATCACCTTCTCACCATTGGGATATGAACCAAGATATTATGGATCGGATTCGGATATTGGATCATTTTACAGAGTTCCGAAAATATGCAATGGTCTCAGAACATTTATCACTTACACAATTACAAACTAATGCGCCAGGTATCCAAGCAAGTGATTTCATTTTGATTGGATCTAATGACGAGTACAAAGGAATTGTATCTCTAAGGAAAAATAGAATCCTTCCAGAATATGAACAAGAGCTAAAAAATTTAATCACTTGCGGAGAAATTGTACAAGATGTGCCACCTGTGTGTCAATCGGATACATTGGGGAAAGCTCTGCGCATTTTATTAGAATATGATGTCGACAAACTTGCTATTGTTGAAGATAATAGGTGTCTAGGATATTTACGATATATTGATTTATTTAACGCATACCAAAATGAAGTGAAAAACAAAAATAAATTAAGAAAAGCTATATGA
- a CDS encoding DUF6580 family putative transport protein: MFQSRVSVAILMVIATVLSRILPHPPNFTPVLAVSLFSGAYLADRRLALVVPIAAMFVSDFFIGFHDLMPVVYGFMILSVLLGKQIGTSVSKSFGYTVVGSVVFFLVTNLAVWATSGMYSLDLAGLAECFVLAIPFFQNSILGDIVYSGILFGSMAFLNRTVFQTAKQSV; this comes from the coding sequence ATGTTCCAATCTCGTGTTTCTGTTGCCATTCTGATGGTGATTGCTACTGTCCTAAGTCGTATTTTACCGCACCCTCCGAATTTTACGCCTGTTTTGGCCGTCTCTCTCTTTTCTGGTGCTTATTTGGCAGATAGAAGATTAGCGCTTGTGGTACCAATCGCAGCGATGTTTGTCTCAGATTTTTTCATTGGTTTCCATGACCTAATGCCAGTTGTGTATGGGTTTATGATTCTTTCCGTTCTTTTGGGAAAACAAATTGGAACGTCTGTTTCCAAATCCTTTGGCTACACGGTGGTTGGTTCGGTTGTTTTCTTTTTGGTCACAAACCTGGCTGTTTGGGCTACCAGTGGGATGTACAGTTTGGATCTAGCGGGGCTTGCAGAATGTTTTGTGTTGGCGATTCCTTTTTTCCAAAACTCAATCCTCGGTGATATAGTGTATTCTGGAATTTTATTTGGATCAATGGCATTCCTAAATCGCACAGTGTTCCAAACCGCAAAACAATCCGTTTAA
- a CDS encoding ATP-dependent zinc protease has translation MIRCKMLYYKIHKFSFKLYFKYFPIVLVILFFNCFGTGQVVEKKPDQHIKPITIPPQYLKPIVGRVEWVEFPNWKLKLRARIDTGALSCSINAVNIERVTENGETFILFDTFVNEKPVRLKSKFVKEAKVTSTSGVSEKRIMISEVIKIGKYKEETMINLNDRTNLNYPILIGRNFLRGKFLVDVSLSHQLGD, from the coding sequence ATGATTCGATGCAAAATGTTATATTATAAAATTCATAAATTCTCATTCAAATTATATTTTAAATATTTTCCAATTGTTTTGGTGATTTTGTTTTTCAATTGTTTTGGAACAGGCCAGGTGGTCGAAAAAAAACCAGACCAACACATAAAACCGATCACCATCCCACCCCAATATTTAAAACCAATTGTTGGACGAGTAGAGTGGGTGGAATTCCCTAATTGGAAATTAAAACTGAGAGCAAGGATTGATACAGGTGCATTGTCGTGTTCAATCAATGCAGTGAATATTGAAAGAGTCACCGAAAACGGAGAAACATTTATTTTGTTTGATACATTTGTGAATGAGAAACCTGTCCGTTTGAAAAGCAAATTTGTAAAAGAAGCAAAAGTCACAAGTACTTCTGGTGTGTCTGAAAAAAGAATAATGATTAGCGAAGTCATTAAGATTGGAAAATATAAAGAAGAAACTATGATCAACTTAAATGATCGAACCAATCTCAATTATCCCATTTTGATCGGAAGGAATTTTTTACGCGGAAAATTTTTAGTCGATGTGTCTTTGTCACACCAACTGGGAGATTAA
- a CDS encoding ATP-binding protein, whose protein sequence is MLRFVVSLICVPFLLWAEGEQKLIHLGTQTNGVIAENTPPQSIYYFGFTKESHYYQIELDEDPNRYFHFENGMFSELDCDLYQEGKLKKQIKTGLLRSKHPEVSYTGGFLFPAKDKGIYRFRIKSDDTHRINFRIRKESELFQYSKSISIWQGLYLGLCILLCLFTAAQYVLLREKISLLLTFATSTVLFTNVLRSGLFYEYGYSDLNWFYRYVPGLLSLSPIGFVLFIREFLQIKKEHPNFDRYIKIYLYILFLSIVLVFFDLQLYFRFIYTNSLMLSTSTFGYSIYALIKKKEHANVLFFAFLVRQFSTTLLIFTNTGYLPSFPFLSSANEIGTAIQMTIFTIVISKFQIQERIFNEQTVTKVNEELEFMVSERTKELQLQKEKLENAILQLSQTENQLALSEKMTELGKLVAGVAHEINNPLSAIKASIETLMESKQNETTELGSKENIYDTLENSEILTLKRLFQYQSDFGLVASYTERKEKKANLKKILKDNGLNYDEAILEKFLDVGITRLEDNEISLLQKGKEKLTDLILDEKNFRLHLSIIQIAVDRSSKIILALKNFSRATHSEHRKIFTLLENIETVITIYQYKMRSKVSLKKTFITDATLLGWPEDLMRVWTNLILNALEAMKTKGNLTITTEKNGRYVEVKVIDNGPGIPIEIQKKIFEPFFTTKQQGEGTGMGLGITKSIIEKHNGSISVESESGRTCFSILLPAIELIDPNATE, encoded by the coding sequence TTGCTTCGTTTTGTTGTAAGTCTAATCTGTGTTCCCTTTCTCTTATGGGCAGAAGGGGAACAAAAATTAATCCATTTGGGAACCCAAACAAATGGAGTGATTGCAGAGAATACACCTCCTCAATCCATATACTACTTCGGTTTTACCAAAGAAAGCCACTACTACCAAATCGAATTAGACGAAGACCCCAATAGATATTTCCATTTTGAAAATGGAATGTTTTCAGAACTTGATTGTGATCTCTACCAAGAGGGGAAATTAAAAAAACAAATTAAAACTGGACTACTGAGGAGCAAACACCCTGAAGTTTCGTATACGGGCGGATTTTTATTCCCTGCAAAAGATAAAGGAATCTATCGTTTCCGAATCAAATCTGATGATACACATCGAATCAATTTTCGTATTCGAAAAGAATCTGAATTATTCCAATACTCAAAATCTATATCCATATGGCAAGGTCTCTACTTAGGTTTATGTATCCTATTGTGTTTGTTTACAGCTGCCCAATATGTTTTGCTCAGGGAAAAAATTTCTCTACTATTAACATTTGCTACTTCAACAGTTCTATTTACAAACGTTCTTCGATCTGGTCTTTTTTATGAATACGGATACAGTGATTTAAATTGGTTTTACCGTTACGTTCCAGGCCTTCTATCTCTTAGTCCAATTGGTTTTGTTTTATTCATTCGAGAATTTTTACAAATCAAAAAAGAGCACCCTAACTTTGATCGATATATAAAGATATACCTTTATATACTGTTTCTTTCTATAGTTTTAGTATTCTTCGATTTACAATTATATTTCAGATTTATTTATACAAATAGTTTGATGTTATCAACATCTACGTTTGGTTATTCTATTTATGCACTCATCAAAAAGAAGGAACATGCAAATGTTTTATTTTTTGCTTTTTTGGTTAGACAATTTAGTACAACATTACTCATTTTCACAAACACGGGATACTTACCTTCATTTCCATTTTTAAGTTCTGCCAATGAAATTGGTACAGCAATCCAAATGACAATTTTTACAATTGTAATTTCAAAATTCCAAATCCAGGAGCGAATTTTCAATGAACAAACAGTAACAAAAGTAAATGAAGAATTGGAATTTATGGTTTCAGAAAGAACGAAAGAATTACAACTTCAAAAAGAAAAATTAGAAAATGCGATTTTACAATTAAGCCAAACAGAAAATCAATTGGCTCTTTCCGAAAAAATGACCGAGTTAGGGAAACTTGTTGCTGGTGTTGCACATGAAATTAACAACCCACTCAGTGCTATCAAAGCATCGATTGAGACTTTGATGGAATCCAAACAAAATGAAACTACAGAGTTAGGTTCTAAAGAAAATATTTATGATACACTGGAAAATTCTGAAATTCTTACGTTAAAACGATTATTCCAATACCAATCTGATTTTGGACTTGTAGCAAGTTATACTGAACGAAAAGAAAAAAAAGCCAATCTAAAAAAAATCCTCAAAGATAATGGTTTAAATTACGATGAAGCAATACTAGAAAAATTCTTAGATGTAGGGATCACAAGATTAGAAGATAATGAAATTTCTTTATTGCAAAAAGGGAAAGAAAAACTTACCGACTTAATTTTGGATGAAAAAAACTTTCGACTTCATCTTTCCATCATACAAATTGCGGTAGATCGTTCTTCAAAGATTATACTTGCACTCAAAAACTTTTCGAGAGCCACTCATTCAGAACATAGAAAAATATTCACATTACTAGAAAATATTGAAACGGTCATTACGATATACCAATATAAAATGCGTAGCAAAGTTTCATTAAAGAAAACTTTTATAACCGATGCCACATTACTTGGATGGCCAGAAGACCTAATGCGCGTTTGGACAAACCTAATTTTAAACGCATTAGAAGCTATGAAGACTAAAGGAAATCTTACGATCACCACAGAAAAAAATGGAAGATATGTCGAAGTGAAAGTGATAGACAATGGGCCAGGTATTCCCATCGAAATCCAAAAAAAGATTTTCGAACCATTTTTTACGACGAAACAACAAGGAGAAGGAACAGGAATGGGTCTTGGGATTACAAAATCCATCATTGAAAAACACAATGGATCCATTTCAGTCGAATCGGAATCGGGTCGAACTTGTTTCTCTATATTACTCCCAGCAATCGAACTCATAGATCCGAATGCTACGGAATAA
- a CDS encoding LIC10920 family plasminogen-binding lipoprotein, which produces MLRLVSVFMVFSSIFWGCGLKNENKAEVSIFPDGEPSLYFLGEVDSDITTSCGQATPATTTTGTTGGTTGTTGGTSGSTTNNTRFTVISQLIFKTKETLNLRFTYDSTQIQGKIDPQQGFVLAGGLFGKTVQGTQGTVEWFNQGINIDTALQSAQQISFFNLEITLNGTYSTTATSTTNILNSCNTLDGVNCTSGTSTTQCFTSDNRTCLVQNTTSDAKSVIIRGTLKCNAPNIVPQ; this is translated from the coding sequence ATGCTTCGATTGGTATCCGTATTTATGGTCTTTTCTTCTATTTTTTGGGGCTGTGGTCTCAAAAATGAAAACAAAGCAGAAGTCTCTATTTTTCCCGATGGAGAACCCTCTCTCTATTTCTTAGGAGAAGTCGATAGCGATATCACAACAAGTTGTGGCCAAGCAACACCTGCGACAACAACAACCGGAACAACAGGTGGGACAACTGGAACTACTGGTGGAACATCAGGTTCTACAACAAATAACACTCGTTTCACAGTGATCTCTCAGCTTATTTTCAAAACCAAAGAAACTCTGAATTTACGTTTCACATATGACAGCACTCAAATCCAAGGTAAAATTGATCCACAACAAGGGTTTGTCCTAGCTGGTGGTCTATTTGGAAAAACGGTCCAAGGTACACAAGGAACTGTTGAATGGTTCAACCAAGGGATCAATATTGACACAGCATTACAAAGTGCCCAACAAATATCCTTCTTCAATTTAGAGATTACTCTCAATGGAACTTATAGCACTACAGCAACATCTACTACGAATATCTTGAATTCTTGTAATACGTTAGATGGAGTGAACTGTACTTCAGGAACTTCAACTACTCAGTGTTTTACGAGCGATAACAGAACTTGTTTAGTTCAAAATACAACAAGCGATGCGAAATCGGTGATCATTCGCGGAACTTTGAAGTGTAATGCTCCAAACATTGTCCCTCAATAA
- a CDS encoding alpha-L-glutamate ligase-like protein, whose product MISIFKQFEREGILGINRRIGEFILPNNPREYYPLVDDKWKTAELTRQFHVPMPKHYGVIDTFGGIQKTKELVTAHPGFVVKPANGGMGNGILVISHSETLENGKVLFHKSDGKVVSEKELNHHISGILSGLYSLDGNSDTCILQERLECHPFFQEISFRGIPDIRVIVYLGYPVMAMLRLPTKESGGRANLHQGALGVGVDLKNGTLTHSVCNDKLIHVHPDTKQTLQGRVIPNWFEILEMSSRCYDMSGLGYLGVDIVLDESRGPLLLEMNARPGLGIQIANRMGLVGRLKRVENIRNSADGPKDRVHRMLNEL is encoded by the coding sequence GTGATTTCTATATTCAAACAATTTGAAAGAGAAGGAATCCTTGGCATCAATCGTAGGATTGGAGAATTCATTTTACCAAATAACCCAAGAGAGTATTATCCACTCGTCGATGATAAATGGAAAACAGCTGAGCTCACAAGGCAGTTCCATGTCCCTATGCCAAAACATTATGGAGTCATTGATACCTTTGGTGGGATCCAAAAAACAAAGGAGTTAGTAACAGCTCATCCTGGGTTTGTTGTCAAACCCGCCAATGGTGGGATGGGGAATGGAATATTAGTCATTAGCCATAGTGAAACTTTGGAGAATGGAAAGGTTTTGTTTCATAAATCGGATGGAAAGGTTGTCAGTGAAAAAGAATTAAACCATCATATATCTGGTATATTATCAGGTTTATATTCGCTAGATGGAAACTCTGACACTTGTATCTTACAAGAACGATTGGAATGCCACCCATTCTTCCAAGAAATTTCCTTTAGAGGCATTCCGGACATCCGTGTCATCGTGTATTTAGGATACCCTGTGATGGCAATGTTACGATTGCCCACAAAGGAATCAGGTGGTAGAGCAAACCTTCACCAAGGTGCGCTTGGTGTTGGTGTCGATTTAAAAAATGGCACGTTAACACATTCAGTTTGTAATGACAAACTCATCCATGTCCATCCAGACACCAAACAAACATTACAAGGTAGAGTGATACCTAACTGGTTTGAAATTTTAGAAATGTCTTCACGTTGTTATGATATGTCAGGACTTGGTTACCTTGGAGTCGACATTGTCCTCGATGAATCGAGGGGGCCACTTTTGTTAGAAATGAATGCAAGGCCTGGACTAGGGATTCAAATTGCGAATCGAATGGGGCTTGTGGGTCGTTTGAAACGAGTGGAGAATATTCGCAATTCGGCGGATGGTCCAAAAGACAGAGTCCACCGAATGTTAAATGAGTTATAG
- the lpxD gene encoding UDP-3-O-(3-hydroxymyristoyl)glucosamine N-acyltransferase: MTQINLATLQQLLPEAKFQNSETLKNVNFTGLTSLTLAGPTDISFVASKTFINEAKASKASLLVVSQETAESLSDKPIIVVAKVELATAKIIRLFFPEKQPSGKRSTQVAIDPSAKIGSNTDIGHFVTIGKDSIIGNDCIIEDGVKIGNRVHIGDGARIGQNCVFFDDTIVGKRFIVFGNSTFGGDGFGFVFAEGKHNKIPQVGRVVIGDDVEVGSNCTIDRGALTDTTIGNGCKFDNMVHIAHNCKVGDHVIIAGQSGLAGSVTLGNNVIIGGACAISDHLTLVDGTIIAGGSSLRTSPKTKDVYVGWDLGLTFPEFQKYRVNIKNIVNLNKWLKRIENIEKKVGIETKES; this comes from the coding sequence ATGACTCAAATCAATCTAGCTACACTCCAACAACTTCTACCAGAAGCAAAATTTCAAAATTCAGAAACACTGAAGAATGTAAACTTCACTGGTCTTACTTCCTTAACTCTCGCTGGTCCTACTGATATATCCTTCGTTGCTTCCAAAACTTTTATTAATGAAGCTAAAGCATCCAAAGCATCTTTACTTGTTGTCTCCCAAGAAACGGCTGAATCACTCAGCGACAAACCCATCATTGTCGTTGCCAAAGTCGAACTTGCAACTGCCAAAATCATCCGATTATTTTTTCCAGAAAAACAACCTTCAGGAAAACGTAGCACACAAGTTGCCATTGACCCAAGTGCCAAAATCGGATCCAATACAGACATCGGTCATTTTGTAACCATTGGAAAAGATTCTATCATCGGGAATGATTGCATCATCGAAGATGGGGTCAAAATTGGAAACAGAGTGCACATTGGTGATGGAGCTCGCATTGGTCAAAACTGTGTTTTCTTTGATGATACGATCGTTGGGAAACGTTTCATTGTATTTGGAAATTCTACATTTGGTGGTGATGGTTTTGGATTTGTTTTTGCAGAAGGTAAACATAACAAAATCCCACAAGTGGGACGGGTGGTCATCGGTGATGATGTGGAAGTGGGAAGCAATTGTACGATTGACCGAGGTGCGCTTACTGACACAACCATAGGAAATGGGTGTAAATTTGATAACATGGTACATATTGCTCACAACTGTAAGGTGGGAGACCATGTCATCATTGCTGGCCAATCTGGTCTTGCTGGCAGTGTAACTCTTGGAAACAATGTCATTATTGGTGGTGCTTGTGCCATCAGTGACCACTTAACACTCGTAGATGGAACGATCATCGCAGGTGGATCGAGCCTTAGAACTTCCCCAAAAACAAAAGATGTTTATGTAGGTTGGGACTTAGGACTTACCTTCCCTGAATTCCAAAAGTACAGAGTGAATATCAAAAACATAGTCAACTTAAACAAATGGCTCAAACGCATTGAAAACATTGAAAAAAAAGTGGGAATCGAAACAAAAGAATCGTAA
- a CDS encoding LIC_13241 domain-containing protein, protein MNTIDINDLPTLKEFSIIAYNWLSKNFPKSDNLTNFDPSSDLSFPIRWKSIIEGEIFEWVVSDMGSITLRLGGLEGNRRNPAPIFYLSLLKKEGVGFQWADPDGNSVSFPDLSILEEVKSRVRLYLDSQPTT, encoded by the coding sequence ATGAATACCATTGATATAAACGATTTACCAACTCTAAAAGAATTTTCGATCATCGCCTATAACTGGTTATCTAAAAACTTTCCAAAGTCTGATAACCTAACAAATTTTGATCCTAGTTCCGATCTTTCATTCCCCATTCGATGGAAATCAATCATAGAAGGTGAAATCTTTGAATGGGTAGTTTCTGATATGGGTTCCATCACATTGAGATTAGGTGGACTGGAGGGAAACAGACGTAATCCAGCTCCCATTTTTTATTTGAGCCTTTTGAAAAAAGAAGGAGTAGGGTTTCAGTGGGCCGATCCCGACGGCAATTCTGTATCTTTCCCCGATCTTTCCATTCTAGAAGAGGTAAAATCGAGAGTCCGATTGTATTTGGATTCACAGCCTACAACGTAA
- the mazG gene encoding nucleoside triphosphate pyrophosphohydrolase encodes MNPPNFDSPIQNLRKLTSDLRSPEGCPWDKEQTHISVIPHLLEETYEVVDTIERGDDNHLKEELGDLLFQITFHSQLAEERGAFTFDDVANDVFQKLVFRHPHVYGNKEGIGTGEQVLTQWDQLKQKEKEKKGIQNSDPSILSGIPKALPAIQRSEKIQSKVTKQGFDWPNVAGVFQKFQEEIKELDIELQNQGSLTSKKIPYDERIEDELGDLFFLLVNLSRKLSIDPESCLRRANEKFETRFRLMEGYVAKTGKTLKDYSLEELDEFWNQAKVQLREKH; translated from the coding sequence GTGAACCCACCCAATTTTGATTCACCCATCCAAAACTTACGGAAACTCACTTCCGACTTACGAAGTCCCGAAGGATGTCCCTGGGACAAGGAACAAACACATATTTCTGTGATCCCCCACCTATTAGAAGAAACTTATGAAGTGGTTGATACGATCGAACGCGGAGATGACAACCATCTGAAAGAGGAACTCGGAGACTTACTCTTCCAAATCACCTTTCATAGCCAACTTGCAGAAGAACGTGGTGCATTTACATTTGATGATGTAGCAAACGATGTATTCCAAAAATTGGTGTTCCGCCACCCACATGTTTACGGCAACAAAGAAGGTATTGGTACTGGGGAACAAGTTCTTACCCAATGGGATCAATTGAAACAAAAGGAAAAAGAGAAAAAAGGAATCCAAAATTCTGATCCAAGTATCCTTTCAGGCATTCCAAAAGCTCTTCCTGCAATCCAACGTTCTGAAAAAATCCAATCGAAGGTCACCAAACAAGGGTTCGATTGGCCTAATGTAGCAGGAGTTTTCCAAAAGTTCCAGGAAGAAATCAAGGAGCTAGACATTGAACTCCAAAACCAAGGTTCTCTTACTTCAAAAAAAATACCATATGACGAAAGGATTGAAGATGAGTTAGGTGATCTTTTTTTCTTACTTGTGAATTTATCGCGTAAACTTTCAATCGATCCCGAATCTTGCCTCCGTCGTGCCAATGAAAAATTTGAAACCCGGTTTCGTTTGATGGAAGGGTACGTGGCAAAAACGGGAAAAACTTTGAAGGATTATTCCTTAGAGGAACTTGATGAGTTTTGGAACCAAGCTAAAGTGCAATTAAGAGAAAAACATTAA
- a CDS encoding 7TM domain-containing protein, translated as MDRKTYITVVILIILPILSILYKLNVAELSILPVSVDDTVNVQVVISPKENVAISEVSFPIPKQFIQSKVLKSNTKTEDLEFRVLKKQYGHLGIWEGEDWNSPIGYYAKIKMLPYENINPEPEIPTPSKKKVTKEPYYLSLKQFSQEELTLAKKLYEQIHPYDKDNVSSAKQIYYFISEEIINTHKDITLSDTIRVNSGNAYTQALLFSLLCRMRGIQTRTVAGFDLNKQTEKDNKSKITFWNEIRFNGKWYFVSTYKNVFASSVSGYLPIWKSVEEKRSLGEDPATFRYTAYITKSNVNRYNFKEYSEEIASSNSFLRYYSLYSLPTPLQNLFRLVILIPIGALVLSVARNMIGIPTFGIFTPILLAMFFYETNLWFGIGFFLLMIGLGFFERYALDKFYLLAVPRLSILLTITVLTLILFSILNEEITIFNQMSVTLFPIVITTIFVERFSIMIIEEGVMHTLVTLFGTLVIALISYMIFFFGSLQILFFTHPELLLIVIAIQILLGLYKGYRVSELFRFKEIFK; from the coding sequence TTGGATCGAAAAACATATATTACCGTTGTTATCCTAATCATATTGCCAATACTTTCGATTCTGTATAAACTGAATGTCGCTGAATTATCAATTTTACCAGTATCTGTGGATGATACAGTAAATGTCCAGGTTGTGATTTCTCCCAAAGAAAATGTAGCGATATCAGAGGTGAGTTTTCCAATTCCGAAACAATTCATCCAATCAAAAGTTTTAAAATCAAATACTAAAACAGAGGACCTAGAATTTCGAGTACTCAAAAAACAATATGGCCATTTAGGAATTTGGGAAGGAGAAGACTGGAATTCTCCCATTGGTTACTATGCAAAAATCAAAATGTTACCTTATGAGAACATAAATCCAGAACCAGAAATTCCCACACCTTCGAAAAAAAAAGTAACAAAAGAACCATATTATTTATCACTTAAACAATTTTCTCAAGAAGAGTTGACGCTTGCTAAAAAATTATACGAACAAATCCACCCTTATGATAAGGACAATGTTTCCTCTGCGAAACAAATTTATTATTTCATTTCAGAAGAGATCATTAATACACATAAGGATATCACTTTATCTGATACCATTCGGGTGAATAGTGGGAATGCTTATACTCAAGCACTCCTTTTTTCATTACTTTGTCGCATGCGAGGGATCCAAACACGGACTGTCGCTGGTTTTGATTTAAACAAACAGACAGAAAAAGACAACAAAAGCAAAATCACGTTTTGGAACGAAATTAGATTCAATGGGAAGTGGTATTTTGTTTCGACTTATAAAAATGTTTTTGCAAGTTCTGTTTCGGGATACCTGCCGATTTGGAAGTCCGTAGAGGAAAAAAGAAGTTTAGGAGAAGATCCAGCTACCTTTCGTTATACGGCATACATTACAAAATCAAATGTAAACAGGTATAATTTTAAAGAATATAGCGAGGAAATTGCATCTAGTAATAGTTTTTTGCGTTATTATTCTCTATATAGTTTGCCTACTCCCTTACAAAATTTGTTTCGTCTCGTGATTTTGATTCCGATTGGAGCCCTGGTTTTGTCTGTTGCTCGGAACATGATTGGGATTCCAACTTTTGGAATTTTTACACCGATCTTACTCGCTATGTTTTTTTATGAAACCAACCTTTGGTTTGGAATTGGATTTTTCCTTTTGATGATTGGGCTTGGGTTTTTCGAAAGGTATGCTCTCGACAAATTTTATTTACTCGCTGTACCTAGGCTTTCGATTTTACTCACAATTACAGTTCTTACCTTAATTTTGTTTTCTATTTTGAATGAAGAGATAACTATTTTTAACCAAATGAGTGTGACATTATTTCCCATTGTCATTACCACAATATTTGTAGAACGATTTTCGATTATGATCATTGAAGAAGGTGTGATGCATACATTGGTCACATTGTTCGGAACCCTTGTGATTGCTCTCATCAGTTATATGATCTTTTTCTTTGGTTCTTTACAAATCCTATTTTTCACACATCCAGAACTTTTACTCATTGTGATTGCGATTCAAATATTACTTGGATTGTATAAAGGTTATCGAGTATCAGAGCTCTTTCGGTTTAAGGAAATATTTAAATAG